One Pomacea canaliculata isolate SZHN2017 linkage group LG9, ASM307304v1, whole genome shotgun sequence DNA segment encodes these proteins:
- the LOC112572767 gene encoding DNA damage-regulated autophagy modulator protein 2-like encodes MEFRGHWLPLIQLLLLPLCCIITYGWSVALGHVQPGFPYISDTGTYPPESCLFGLLLSCYSFVTATSVYVRWRQVRTVYLGLGTRVLHRVNNAGLVTGFLASFGVLVVASFQETNALIVHLLGAFLAFGVGAVYFWLQTYLTFRTLQLPGHRKCLRSCRLVMAIVVTVCFVLVLIFAERAMAKSGLSGMNAYDWGPSDEGFTDHVVSAAFEWVTAFVSAAFFASFFGEFRHFTITMATVTFFDLGNGEHHENGGVANGGFSSWDLRSETSIVS; translated from the exons ATGGAGTTCAGAGGGCATTGGCTCCCACTGATTCAACTTTTGCTTCTTCCTCTGTGCTGCATAATCAC GTATGGCTGGTCAGTTGCCCTTGGACATGTACAACCAGGTTTCCCGTACATCAG tgacaCAGGCACCTACCCCCCAGAGAGTTGCCTGTTTGGCCTCCTCCTGAGCTGCTACTCTTTTGTCA cgGCGACATCAGTGTACGTGCGCTGGCGACAGGTGAGAACCGTGTACCTGGGCTTGGGCACCCGGGTTTTGCACCGTGTGAACAATGCTGGTCTGGTGACGGGGTTCTTGGCGTCTTTCGGTGTACTCGTCGTGGCCAGTTTTCAA GAGACCAATGCACTGATCGTACATCTCCTCGGGGCCTTTTTGGCCTTCGGTGTGGGCGCCGTGTACTTCTGGCTGCAGACTTACCTGACCTTCCGGACTCTGCAGCTTCCGGGTCACCGCAAATGTCTACGCTCTTGTAGACTGGTCATGGCCATCGTCGTCACGGTGTGCTTTGTGCTGG TACTTATCTTCGCTGAAAGGGCCATGGCGAAATCCGGCCTCAGCGGAATGAATGCCTATGATTGGGGGCCCAGTGATGAG GGCTTCACGGATCATGTGGTGTCAGCTGCTTTTGAATGGGTAACGGCTTTTGTGTCCGCCGctttttttgcttccttttttgGTGAGTTCCGACACTTCACGATTACCATGGCAACAGTGACATTTTTTGACCTCGGAAATGGCGAGCATCATGAGAATGGGGGCGTGGCCAATGGCGGCTTCAGCAGCTGGGATCTTCGCTCGGAGACATCAATCGTCTCCTAA